From Borreliella burgdorferi B31:
ACCAATATTTTTTTTGTATCGTAATTTAGGGATGGGTAAATTATTCTTTTTAATTTCATTTTAGCATGAAACATAAAAACATCATCTTGTTTAAGTTTAAAAGTCTCTAGAAAATCATATTTAGCATTATCAATTTTAGACATTTTAGTTATTCCTGTATCTTCTTTCTTTTTTTGAGCTTCCAGGTCTTTACCAATGTTTTTTAATTTTGAGATTGTGGTTTCTTCTTGAGAATTTTGATTTGAAGATTTTGAATTTTGAGATTCATTTTCAAGATTTTGGTTATTTTCTGATGGATTTTTTGTTGAATTTCCTGTTAAATTTTCTGAATTGGTGTGATTGCTTGTGTTTTTTAGATTTCTAGAATTGTTGCTTCGTTTTGTTTTTTTTAGACTTTTAGAAGTGGTAGGATTTTTTGGTTCGTTTGGGTTAACATTGCCAAAAGGTGCACATGATATGCAAATTGAAGTTAATATTGCTGTAATAACGTTAAGTTTAATAATATTTAATTTAAAGTTTTTCAAAATATTCTCCTTATAAATTTGAATTAATATTTATTAATTTTAGTTCAAATATATAATATTACAATTTAATATCAATATCAAATAAGTTTAATATTATTTGATATTGAAAATTTAATTTCTATTGATGTTTTTAGCGTGGATTTAGATTGCATGAATTTTAAAAATAAAAGTTAATTCTTCTCTTTTTAAAATATGAAGTGTAACAATTTGTTTGGATTTAATGGGTTTAATCTAAGGATCAAGATGAGGAATTTAGAAATTATAACGAACTAAAAGAACAATTAAAATTAAATTTGAAATCTGATATTAATAATAAAATTCAAGAAATGAAAATTCTACACGAAATTAAGCAAAAATAACTTTATAAATATGACTGTTTTAAAAGTTTTAAGCAGTTTATAAAGTCTTATGTAATTGCCAGAAGTCAAGTGTATATGTATTTGAAAATTTATGAGAAAGTTTTAGAAGGGTTTATTTCTATTGAAAAAGTTAAGGAAATGGGGTTTGTAGCTGCATATAAAAATATACTAAAGAACAACTCGTCATATGTATATAAAGAAAACATGATTGAAGAAAATATAGCAGAAGATGGTGATAGTCAAAATATGTCTATTAAAATTTTAATTAAAGATAAAGAAGTTTATGATTTTTGCAAAAAAGATACTAAAAGAATATCTTTTATTTTAGGGGGGTTCATTAAAGCATTATTGAATTAAGTTGGAGAATTTTTCTTTTTGTATTTTTATTAGCAATATATTTTCCCATAGAGGCTTTTTGTGTCTACTAGAATAGGTAATA
This genomic window contains:
- a CDS encoding complement regulator-acquiring protein; this encodes MKNFKLNIIKLNVITAILTSICISCAPFGNVNPNEPKNPTTSKSLKKTKRSNNSRNLKNTSNHTNSENLTGNSTKNPSENNQNLENESQNSKSSNQNSQEETTISKLKNIGKDLEAQKKKEDTGITKMSKIDNAKYDFLETFKLKQDDVFMFHAKMKLKRIIYPSLNYDTKKILVLKEILEKLDTEDNNRRIAGQFLETSRDIQLHLEDTYLKKIQDTLQTLSEKEAEKLLQGVKLDLKKKQNFAKSLNATIDAYNKNVDNIKIDNKALAKHIKDKYSHPLYLLNQAD